The window AGCGCGGTCAGGTGCGGGAAGAGGTTGAAGTTCTGGAACACGATGCCGACCTGGGTGCGACGGCGCAGGATGTCCTTCTCGCGGAGCTCGTGGAGCCTGCCGCCGCGCAGTTCGTAGCCGATGAGCTGCCCGTCGACCGTGACCGATCCGCGGTCGACGCTCTCGAGGTGGTTGATCGTGCGCAGCAGGGTGGACTTGCCCGAGCCACTCGGACCGAGGATCGCCACGACCTCGCCGGGCGCGATCGTCAGGTCGATGCCGGCGAGCACCTCGACGCCCCCGTAGCTCTTGTGCACGTTGTGGATCTCGACGAGCCCCGTGGTGGGGGCGGGTGCGGCGATGCTCATCGTGTCTCCTCGGTGGCGTCGATGCCGGCACCCGGGCGGGGCGGCGGGCTCGGGGCTGCGGGAGGCTTCGCCGAGGGGGCGGGCGAGTCCCCGAGACGCGCCCACTGCGCGGCGATCCAGCGTCGGACGCGCTGGAAGGGCGTCGGCGGCAGCGTGCGCACCGATCCCCGGGCGTAGTGCCGCTCGATGTAGTACTGCGCGACGCTGAGGATCGTCGTGATGATCGTGTACCAGACGACGGCGACGAGCAGGAGCGGGATGACGCGGCTGTTGCGCATGTAGATCACCTGGACGGCGTAGAAGAGCTCGGGGATCGCGATGACGAACACCACCGAGGCGCCCTTGACCAGGCCGATCACCTCGTTCGTCGCGTTCGGCACGATCGAACGCATCGCCTGCGGCAGGATGATGCGGCGCAGCCGTTTGCCGGCGGGGATGCCGAGGGCCGCAGCTGCTTCGAGCTGGCCCTGATCGACGGAGAGGATGCCGCCTCGGACGATCTCGGCGGAGTAGGCGGCCTGGTGGAGGCTGAGTCCGAGGATCGCCGCGGCGAAGGCGCTGATCAGCTGAACGGTCGGGAACTCCACGATCCAGAAGTCGGTGGTGAAGGGTGTGCCGAGGCCCAGCGTCGGGTAGAGGTACCCCAGGTTGTACCAGACGACCAGCTGCACCACGAGGGGCACCGAGCGGAAGAACCAGATGTACAGCCACGCGGCCGACTGCAGCAGCGGCGACTTCGACAACCGGCCGAGGGCGAGCACCGTGCCCAGGACGAAGCCGATGGACGCGGAGATCGCCGTCAGCGAGAGCGTGTAGCCCACGCCGATGAGCACCGGCTCGGTGAAGAAGTATCCGGCGAAGACCTCCCACTCGTAGTTCGGGTTCGTGATCAACGACCAGACGAACTGCGCGACGGCGAAGGCGATGATCGCGCTGAGGGTCCACCGGAACCAGTGGCGGGTGTGGATCACGCGGACCGTGCCGAGGTCGACGCGGTCGCGGTCGAGCACCGGGGCGTCGTCGGCGGCGCCGCGGTCATCGCCGCGGGCGTTCTCACGCAGGCGATCGTGTGCTGTCGTGCTCATGGCGTCCTCATTCGTGTCGGCGCGGCTTCGGGGCCGAGTTTTCGATCACGGTAGGCGGGCGTCGACAGCGCGTGAGGCGGGCCGGATCACATCCCGACACGCAGCGTCTTTCGCGTTAACAGTGGCCATGAGCCCGCGGTGTGAAGCAATGTGTCGTGGTCTTTCGGCGTCTTGCGCTGCGTGTCGACGCATCTCGCCAGGAGCCCCCGCAGCATCCGACTCTGGAGACATGGCCCACGTGATCGATGTCCCCGCCCTCGGCGCGGCGCTCGCCGGAGACCGACCGGTGCGGTTGCTCGACGTGCGCTGGCGTCTCGATCTGCCGGAGGGAAGGCCGGCCTACCTCGCCGCGCACATACCGGGCGCGGTCTACGTCGATCTCGAACGCGACCTGTCCCGTGCAGGACACCCGGAGGAAGGGCGGTACCCCCTCCCCTCGCTGACCGACCTGCAGCACGCGGCACGTCGATGGGGTGTGGACGACGGAGATCTGGTCGTCGCCTACGACGACAACGACGCGGTGGCCGCCTCCCGCGCGTGGTGGCTGCTGCGTCGGCGCGGGCTGGATGTGCGGGTGCTCGACGGCGGGATCCGCGCGTGGATCGCCTATGGCCTCCCGGTGGAGATCGGCGATCACGGTTCGCGGCCGGGGAACGTGCGCCTGGTCGACGCCGATCCCGGCATCGCGACGATCGACGATGCGGCGCGGGCGCCGTCCTCGGGGGTGCTCCTCGATGTGCGGGCCCCCGAGCACTACCGGGGGCAGGCAGCCGGTGTCGATCCGGCGGCGGGCCACATCCCCGGCGCGGTCAACCTGCCCACCATCGCCCACATCGGTCGCGACGGGATGCTGCGATCACCGGACGAGATCCGCGGGATCATCCGGTCGATCGGCGTCGACGTCGACCGCGACATCGTGCTCTACTGCGGAGTCGGGATCGCGTCCGCGCACTCCGCGCTGGCATTCGCCGAGGCCGGGATCGACACGCGGGTCTACGCCGGGGCGTGGAGCCAGTGGTCGCGCAGCAGGGGGCGCCCGGTCGCCGTGGGGCGCACGCCGTCGGGCGCGCTCCGGGGCTGGTGACCGCGGCGCTCGAAACGAATCCGAGAAAATCTCCTCCTCCCTGCATCCGCCGGGGCCCCTCGGCCGGAAGTACTGGGTGCGGGTGTTCGGCCCGCTCCGATGAAGGAGGAAACGTGCGCAAGACACTCGCAGCCGGCGCGATCGCCGGTCTCGCCCTCGCGGCGGGCTTCGCAGCCCCCGCGCAGGCCATCTCGGCCACGACGGCCGATCTCTCCGTACTCCACGCCATCCCCGACACACCAGTGGACGTGTACGTCAACGGTGCGTTGACCCTCGACGACTTCCAGCCCGGCACTCTCGCGGGCCCGCTCGACCTGGCCGCCGGGTCGTACGACATCGCCATCACGGCGCCGGACGCCGCTGACGCCAGCGCCCCGATCCTCGCGGCGACCGTCGAACTCGCCGCCAATACGAGCTACACCGCCGTCGCTCACCTCAGTGAGGCCGGTGCTCCCACGGTCACCCCGTTCGTCAACGACACCAAGACGACGGCGGCAGGCGAAGGGCGCCTCACGGTCCGTCACGTCGCCGCGGCCCCCGCGGTGGACATCCTCGCCGGTGGATCGCCGGTCGTGGAAGACCTCGTGAACCCGAAGGAGGCGACCCTCGACCTCCCCGTCGGGACCGTCTCGGCGGCCGTCGCCCTCGCCGGCACCACCGACCCCGTGATCGGCCCGGCAGACGTCGCCATTCAGGACGGCGTGCTGACGGTGGTCTACGCCTGGGGCAGCGCGGCGGACGGCAACCTCGCCCTCGCCACGCAGACCGTGACGGTCGGTCACACCGTTCCGGGTGCCGTCATCTCGGGTACCGCCGGGTACGCGGCACAGCGCGACGCGACCACGCAGGGTCTGTGGGCGATCGGATTCGCAGCGCTCGCGGGTGCTGTGGTGGTAGCCGCCACCGCGATCGTCCGACGCTCGCGCGGTGCGAAGCACACCGTCTGACCTGGCACCGAGACCGGAGAGCCCTCTTATGAACCTGCGACGCACAGCTCCCCTCGCACTGGTTCTCATGCTCTCCGCCTGCGCGCCCGCCCCGACCCCCCTCGGGGCGGGCGCACCCACCGCCTCCACGTCGACCCCGTCCGCGACTCCCTCCGCCCCGGTCGTCGACATCCCCCGCGTCGACAGCTCACTGCGCGCCCCCCGTGCTGCAGTGCCCCCGGTGCGGGTGAGCATCGCGGATGCGCGCGTCGACGTGGAGGTGGTACCCGTCGGCGTCGAGACCGGCGGTTTCATGGAGCTGCCCGTCGACCCGGCGATCGCCGGGTGGTACAGGTTCGGTTCAGACCCGTGGAGCCCGGACGGCAACACCGTGATCTCGGCGCACATCGATGCGCCGGACTATCCGATCGGTCCGTTCGCGGTGCTGCGCGATCTCGCACCGGCGACACAGGTCGAGGTCGTCGGACAGGACGGCCGGAGCGCCCTGTACGCCGTCGAGTCCGTCACCTACTATCCGAAGGACGCCCTGCCGACGGAGGATCTCTTCGCCCGGGAGGGTACGAACGATCTCGTCCTCATCACGTGCGGCGGGGAGTTCGACAGCCGAACGGGCCACTACGACGACAACGTCGTGGTCGTCGCCGCACCGGTGGCTGCACGATGAACCGACAGGGAGGCCGTGACCCCGTGGCAGACCCTGATGGCGAGCTCTCGGCGGAGGAGGCGTTCGCCGCCGGCGACGAGGTCGCCCTCGCCCATGCCTATCGGCGGTGGTCACCGGTGGTGTACACCCTCGCGCTGCGCTCGCTCGGCGACCGCGCCGACGCGGAGGACGTCAC is drawn from Microbacterium hatanonis and contains these coding sequences:
- a CDS encoding amino acid ABC transporter permease, with protein sequence MSTTAHDRLRENARGDDRGAADDAPVLDRDRVDLGTVRVIHTRHWFRWTLSAIIAFAVAQFVWSLITNPNYEWEVFAGYFFTEPVLIGVGYTLSLTAISASIGFVLGTVLALGRLSKSPLLQSAAWLYIWFFRSVPLVVQLVVWYNLGYLYPTLGLGTPFTTDFWIVEFPTVQLISAFAAAILGLSLHQAAYSAEIVRGGILSVDQGQLEAAAALGIPAGKRLRRIILPQAMRSIVPNATNEVIGLVKGASVVFVIAIPELFYAVQVIYMRNSRVIPLLLVAVVWYTIITTILSVAQYYIERHYARGSVRTLPPTPFQRVRRWIAAQWARLGDSPAPSAKPPAAPSPPPRPGAGIDATEETR
- a CDS encoding DUF4397 domain-containing protein, producing MRKTLAAGAIAGLALAAGFAAPAQAISATTADLSVLHAIPDTPVDVYVNGALTLDDFQPGTLAGPLDLAAGSYDIAITAPDAADASAPILAATVELAANTSYTAVAHLSEAGAPTVTPFVNDTKTTAAGEGRLTVRHVAAAPAVDILAGGSPVVEDLVNPKEATLDLPVGTVSAAVALAGTTDPVIGPADVAIQDGVLTVVYAWGSAADGNLALATQTVTVGHTVPGAVISGTAGYAAQRDATTQGLWAIGFAALAGAVVVAATAIVRRSRGAKHTV
- a CDS encoding class F sortase codes for the protein MNLRRTAPLALVLMLSACAPAPTPLGAGAPTASTSTPSATPSAPVVDIPRVDSSLRAPRAAVPPVRVSIADARVDVEVVPVGVETGGFMELPVDPAIAGWYRFGSDPWSPDGNTVISAHIDAPDYPIGPFAVLRDLAPATQVEVVGQDGRSALYAVESVTYYPKDALPTEDLFAREGTNDLVLITCGGEFDSRTGHYDDNVVVVAAPVAAR
- a CDS encoding sulfurtransferase yields the protein MAHVIDVPALGAALAGDRPVRLLDVRWRLDLPEGRPAYLAAHIPGAVYVDLERDLSRAGHPEEGRYPLPSLTDLQHAARRWGVDDGDLVVAYDDNDAVAASRAWWLLRRRGLDVRVLDGGIRAWIAYGLPVEIGDHGSRPGNVRLVDADPGIATIDDAARAPSSGVLLDVRAPEHYRGQAAGVDPAAGHIPGAVNLPTIAHIGRDGMLRSPDEIRGIIRSIGVDVDRDIVLYCGVGIASAHSALAFAEAGIDTRVYAGAWSQWSRSRGRPVAVGRTPSGALRGW